The Montipora capricornis isolate CH-2021 chromosome 3, ASM3666992v2, whole genome shotgun sequence genome includes the window ACTTCCAATCGCAGtgtttcttttaaaaacttaattttacatcactgtgtaaatagttcacaaCCGGAAGTCAATATAGACCCGTTAACGTTCCGTTTctgagaaaaagaaacaaaaacatggGTTAACTTCCGGTAGAATCGGATTGGCCAACCATTTATAGCATGAACATCACCTTGATTTAAGAGGAAAAATATAAAAGCGTTGTTTTCCTTCTTCCTCCCTTCGCCGATCAACAGAAAGccggcctgatcgcaggttacgtgcaaacaaaaagaagatcAGCCCTGAACAAGGACGAATAAACTGCAGCTGTGCCCTCAGTGATCTCTTCATGGCTTGTCAAGATCCACAAAGTACAGAGTCCGATCAAAAGGGAAAAGCGTCGACCTCTTATGCCTCCAGCTATTCCAGACTTACCAAGGACAATTTGTACATGATTCTTGCACTTTGGATGCAAGATTTCCCAGAGGACAAGCCAGAGGAAAAAAAGCCAGAAAAGAACCCAGCAGACAATCCTGAAAGAAACAATCCTTACAAGAAAGTTGGAGGTGTACTCGTTTTGCCAAACGACAGGAGTTACGCCGTTGACTGTTCCCGCAATGGCGTCCATGCAGTTGCTCGCTTGTTGATGATGCATCATGACGTGCTTGAAGACTGCAAAGTTTTTGTATCGAGGAAACCATGCTCTTTTTGCACAAAGCTTCTGGTCCAGTCCAAAGTAAAGAGGGTCTTCTATTTGCCAATTGAGCCAGAGTACCGCCTATTGGACGACTTTGAAGAAGAAACACTTCGGGTTGATAACCTATTTAAAGTAAGCTCAATAAGCCAAAGTGTGTTTGTCCCAAAAGTGGGAGCGGATGTTATCAAGGACATTCAAAACAAGCTCCAAACACCAGTGAAAAAAAGGATGGAAATGGAGGATAGTCTTAAAAAAAGATATTGGATGGACGATTGGATGAAAGAGGCCAAGGATAAACTTCCATGGCAGGCTCTGGATGAAGAGATGAGAAGTCAGGTCAAAATCGATTTCACAGAAATGGTGACATGGATGGCGTCGATTTTGGTCGGAACGGAGAAAGGATACAATTTTAAACTTGAATCACCAGTTTCTGGGAGTAAGCATGAATCGTTTGCATTCGATCCAACACGGGAAAAGGAAAGAGAGCAGGGGTGCCACCTTATCACTTTGGCAAAGTTCCTAGCCGAACGTACTGACGATCCAAAAACCGGGGTAGGATCAGTaatcataaacaaaaaaaaagaaattgttgggCTTGGCTGGAATGGATTTCCATCAAAAGCGCTGTATGGTGAATTCCCAAGAGCTTCTGACAAAGATAAAGACGCCCCAGACAAGAAGTATCCTTACAGCATTCACTCAGAGCAAAACGCGCTTCTCATGCGGAACACCAAGAACATTGAAGGTGGAACCTTGTTTGTGACAAAGACGCCGTGTGATGAGTGCAGTACATTACTTGAGATGATGGGAATAGATACAGTTATCTTAGGCGCAGAGTTTATAGAAGAGAAAAGCAAGAAAGGAATAAGTTACAACAAGTTCTCTGATGCAGTGAAGAGGGGCAAATTTACTTGCTTTAGTCTGGTATCGGAGACAAGTGGGGCAAAGAGGAATCTCGACAGAGAATTTGAAGATCAAGGAAGAAAAAGGGAACGAAAAGATTGTTGAGGAAGTAACTGGCGTTGGAGATCGATTCGACCAAGCGAAAGTAAGGCCACCCGTGAGCACGAGTTGCGGATTGTTTGTAATTTCAACTGAACATTTTAATTTTGACTACTGCTTTCAGTCTATGCGCTAAAAAAGATGACGTCAGGAAAACCATAACTGTTGTGATCTATTATCGTTTTGAGCTTCTGATACAGTTCGTTTTCGTTACTTTGACTTTTTGGTCTTCTAATCTAGATTTTTTTAGTTCTACAGACAGTAAATACCTTTACTATAGATAGTCTGTAATCGCTACATTATTAATAGTTTGCATTCAAATGTTAATTGATGTTTGAATTGTGTTAGAATCTAGACCTTGTTTACAATATCCcctcttggtttttttttatgtagTTTTAGCTCACAAGTGGGCAGCTAAATTACAAAAGAACACCCAACGAACAAATGCAACTAAAAGCCGCAAGACTAGCCGCAGGAGGATATTTTTAATTAGGTTCTTTCTAATGGATGTAGcttgtttaaaggggctatggtAAAAGTTAATTTTATGACAGGGAAAATGCTGATAAAATATAACGGAACGTCGCAATATGCACTAAAACCAATAAGACAACACGCGAAATACATGAAACCAAGTTACAGATTTATGGATGGACAAACAGCACAAGATAGAAACGTATTGCATTTGGTCAATCGTTAAAAAAAAGTCGGCTCGatatttttcttcaagtttaGGAGGACTCACCAGGATAAAAGTTGTTTTCGCTCAGAATCTTTTTTGTGgtgtaacaataattttataggCAGGGGAATTCGATAATTTTTGCTGAG containing:
- the LOC138041118 gene encoding cytidine and dCMP deaminase domain-containing protein 1-like → MACQDPQSTESDQKGKASTSYASSYSRLTKDNLYMILALWMQDFPEDKPEEKKPEKNPADNPERNNPYKKVGGVLVLPNDRSYAVDCSRNGVHAVARLLMMHHDVLEDCKVFVSRKPCSFCTKLLVQSKVKRVFYLPIEPEYRLLDDFEEETLRVDNLFKVSSISQSVFVPKVGADVIKDIQNKLQTPVKKRMEMEDSLKKRYWMDDWMKEAKDKLPWQALDEEMRSQVKIDFTEMVTWMASILVGTEKGYNFKLESPVSGSKHESFAFDPTREKEREQGCHLITLAKFLAERTDDPKTGVGSVIINKKKEIVGLGWNGFPSKALYGEFPRASDKDKDAPDKKYPYSIHSEQNALLMRNTKNIEGGTLFVTKTPCDECSTLLEMMGIDTVILGAEFIEEKSKKGISYNKFSDAVKRGKFTCFSLVSETSGAKRNLDREFEDQGRKRERKDC